Within the Vagococcus carniphilus genome, the region ACATGTATAAAAATTTAGTACCTCGTTTTATCGATTATGTCAAAACGGAAACTCGTTCTGACGCAACAAGCACAGCAACACCATCAACGCCAACACAAGTTGCGTTCCAAATGGAGTTGAAAAAAGAACTAGAAAAAATTGGTATGTCTGATGTTGTTTACCATGAAAAAAATAGTTTTTTAATCGCAACTCTACCAAGTAATACTGATAAAGATGTAAGAAGCATGGGCTTTATTGCTCACGTGGATACTGCTGATTTTAATGCAGTAGGTGTTAACCCTCAATTTGTTGAAAACTATGATGGTGAATCAGATATCACTTTAGATAAAGATGGAAAATTCAAATTAACAACAACTGATTTCCCTAATCTTAAAAATTATAAAGGCCAAACTTTAATTACAACAGATGGAACTACACTTTTAGGTGCTGATGATAAATCAGGTATTGCTGAAATTATGACAGCAATGGAATACTTAATTGAACATCCAGAAATCAAACATGGTAAAATTATGGTTGCTTTTGGACCAGACGAAGAAATCGGAATTGGTGCAGATAAGTTTGACGTGAAAGATTTTGACGTTGACTTTGCTTACACTATGGACGGTGGACCTGTTGGCGAATTACAATTTGAAACATTTAATGCAGCTGGCGCTGTTTTAAAAATCGAAGGTAAAAATGTCCATCCAGGTACTGCTAAAAATACAATGATCAATGCTATCCAAGTAGCTATTGATTTACAAAATACTCTTCCACAAGATGAAGTTCCTGAAAAAACTGATGGACGTCAAGGTTTCTTCCATTTATTAGGAATTTCTGGTGTGCCTGATGAAGCAACAATGGAATATATTATTCGTGACCATGACATGGATAAATTCAAAGAAAGAAAAGCTTTGATGCAATCAATCGTTGATAAATTCAACAAAGATTTTGGTCAAGATCGTATTACTTTAGAAATGTCAGATTCTTATTACAACATGGCTGAAGTTATCCAAAAAGACATGAGTATTATTGATTTAGCTGAAGAAGCAATGATTAATTTAGGAATCAAACCAAATAAAGAACCAATCCGCGGTGGTACTGATGGTTCTAAGATTTCTTACATGGGTCTTCCTACACCAAACATCTTCGCTGGTGGAGAAAATATGCACGGAAGATTTGAATATGTAGCAGTTGAAAGTATGGAAAAAGCAACTGATTTAATCATCGAAATCGCTCGTTTAAACGAAACTAAATAATTATTTTTATTACTAAAAAGAAGAAATCTTAAAAACAAGATTTCTTCTTTTTTTATACCTTATCATTTGACCAATTTTGACCATTGGTATAAAATAACTATATAAGTAAGAGGAGGAATGACAATGAACATTGAAAAAATGACAACAACTTTACAACAAGCAATAGCTGAAGCTCAACAAATAGCCATAACAAGGCAACAACAAAATATTGACATTGTCCATTTATGGAAGATTTTCTTACAACCAAATCATTTCGCTAGAAACCTATACAGTGGTTTAGGATTAAATGTAGATTTATTCGAATTAGAAGTAGATAAAGAAATAGATCGTCTTCCTCAAGTAAGTGGAGGAAATGTTCAGTATGGACAAAATCTCAGTCAGAACTTGTTCAACTTATTACAAGAAGCTGACAAGATTCGTGAGAAACTAGGAGATGATTTTTTAGCAACAGAAGTAGTTATTTCTGCTTTGATGAAATTAAAAAATCACCCATTAACTAAATTTTTGGAACAACAACAAATAACAGATAAAATGATTAATGAAAAAATATTAGAAATAAGAGGAGGGGATCGTGTGACTTCTCAAAACCAAGAAGAGCAATATGAAGCTTTATCAAAATATGCAACTGATATGATAGAAGCTGTTAAAAGTGGTAAACAAGATCCTATTATTGGTCGTGATGAAGAAATTCGTGATGTTATCCGTATTTTATCACGTAAAACAAAAAATAATCCTGTTTTAATTGGGGAACCTGGGGTAGGTAAAACAGCTATCATCGAAGGTTTAGCTCAAAGAATAGTTAAAAAGGATGTTCCTGAGAATTTAAAAAATAAAACTATCTTCTCTTTAGATATGGGTGCTCTAATTGCTGGAGCGAAATTTAGAGGAGAGTTTGAAGAGCGCTTAAAAGCAGTTTTAAAAGAAGTTAAAAAGAGTGAAGGGCAAATCATTCTATTTATTGATGAAATCCATACGATTGTTGGAGCAGGAAAAACTGAAGGTAGTATGGATGCCGGTAATCTACTAAAACCAATGTTAGCTCGTGGCGAACTACATTGTATTGGAGCAACTACGCTTGATGAGTACAGAGAATATATGGAAAAAGACAAAGCATTAGAAAGACGTTTCCAAAAAGTTCTCGTTAAAGAACCAACTGTTGAAGATACTATCAGCATTTTAAGAGGATTGAAAGAACGTTTTGAAATTCACCACGGTGTTAATATTCATGACAATGCTTTAGTTGCAGCAACTACTCTTTCCAATCGTTATATCACAGACCGCTATTTGCCAGACAAAGCGATTGATTTAGTGGATGAGGCGTGTGCGACAATTCGAGTAGAAATGAACTCTATGCCAACTGAATTAGATCAGGTAACTAGAAGATTAATGCAATTAGAGATTGAAGAAGCTGCGCTCAAAAAAGAAGATGATGATGCAAGTAAAAAGCGACTTGAAATTCTTCAAAAAGAATTGTCTGAACTTAGAGAAGAAACTAATTCATTAAAAATGCAATGGGAAACTGAAAAAGAAGAAGTCGACCGTGTTAATAAAAAACGTGCTGAAATTGATGCTGCTAAAACACAATTAGAAAATGCAGAAAATAATTATGATTTAGAAGAAGCTGCTGTTTTAAGACATGGCACGATTCCAAAATTAAAACAAGAATTAGCTGAACTTGAAGCAAAAGAAGATACTAATAATGGAAAATTAGTTCAAGAAGTTGTAACGGACCGTGAAATTGCAACAGTAGTTGGACGATTGACAGGTATTCCTGTTTCGAAACTAGAAGAGGGAGAACGTGAAAAGATTCTACGCTTAAACGAAACTCTCCATGAACGAGTTATCGGCCAAGATGAGGCGGTTGACGCTGTATCAGATGCTGTTATTCGTTCTAGGGCAGGTCTTCAAGATCCAAATCGACCACTTGGTTCTTTCCTGTTCTTAGGACCTACTGGTGTTGGTAAAACTGAGCTTGCTAAATCTTTAGCTGAAAACTTATTTGATTCCGAAGAACATATGGTTAGAATCGACATGAGTGAGTATATGGAAAAACACAGCGTCTCTCGTCTAGTAGGAGCTCCTCCAGGATACATTGGTTATGAAGAAGGTGGTCAATTAACAGAAGCTGTTCGAAGAAGCCCTTATACAATTGTCTTACTTGATGAAATTGAGAAAGCACATCCGGATGTTTTCAATATTTTACTTCAAGTACTTGATGATGGTCGTTTAACAGACTCTAAGGGACGTGTGGTTGACTTTAAAAATACTGTTTTAATTATGACAAGTAATATTGGCTCACAGTTACTTCTAGAAGGAGTTTCTGAAGATGGTGTTATTTCATCTGAAACATCTGAAGCTGTTATGACAATGTTGAAAGCTCACTTTAAACCTGAATTTTTAAACAGGATTGACGATACTATTTTATTCACACCATTAAGCCTTGATAATGTGAAAGAAATTATCGTAAAAATGACTGAGCAATTAACAAGTAGATTAGAGCAACAAGAAATAAAATTAATCATGACAGATGACGCGAAGAGTTGGATTGCAGAGCAAGCCTATGATCCTGTTTATGGTGCAAGACCTATAAAACGGTTCTTAACTAAAGAAGTTGAAACACCTCTTGCTAAAGCGATCATTTCAGGCAAAGTTATGCCAAAATCAACTGTTACAATTGAACTTGTCGATAATGAATTAGTTTTTGAGTAAGAAAAAAATCTATTTTAAGACTAACTAGTTTGAAATAATTAGTTAGTCTTTTGTTATTTATTATTCTAATTTCGAATAATGATTATTCATCATTTATGTGAAAAAACTATCTTAAGATGGTACCGTTGACATGTTTAGAAGGTCTGATATATAATGACAACGATAGTTATGAAAATTAAATAGAATTTATAAAAGTCTGGAAGAGTGTTTAGAACATCGCAGCCCCTAGCTACTGTATGGTAATTATTATTACCGAGTCAGATCTTGCTTTTATAAAGATTGAAGCTTATCTCAGGGTGTTAAGTTTTCAATAAAAAATACCCTTTTTGGGCTTTTTTTTTCGATCTAAGTCAGATATTAATTAATCTAAAAGACTACCCTACGTTTGTGGGGTAGTCTTTTTTTTAGGAGGAAATCAATTTTGAAAAAGATTTATGGGCTTTTAGCAGTTAGTTTATTCTTCTCTGCTACTTTTCCAAGTTTAAATTATGCCATCTCTACTGAAACATCTGAAACAGACTCATCTACAACTGAGGAAACAGATACAACTACATCTGCAACAACTGAGGAAGAAAGTGATTCAACAGAGAGCTCTTCAACAGACTCAACAACATCTGAATCGACTGAAACAACAGATACAACGAGTTCTGAAGATATTTCCACAGAAACGAGTTCATCAGAATCAGAGTCAACTAGTACAACTACAAGTAGTTCAAAGAGTTCATCAACAAAAGATTCAGAAACAACAGAAACGACTACGACTGTTAAGGTAAAAGAAAAAAAGAAACCGATTAAAAAAGTACAACCTAAAAAAGAAAAAAGAATCAAAAAAGAAACAACACAGGTTTCAGAAAAAGTTAACTATAATGTAACTCTTGATGGTGGGAATTTTAAAACGACTCGAAATGAAACTAATGAGCAATTTGTAATGAAAATTGGAAATAAAGCTCGAAAAATAGCTCATAAAAATGACTTGTATGCTTCAGTTATGATTGCTCAAGCAGCTCTTGAATCAGGTTTTGGTAAGAGTCAGCTAGCTAATGAACCTAACTATAATCTTTTTGGTATTAAGGGTTCATTTCAAGGAAAATCAACTAGCATGTTAACAGCAGAAGATACTAAATCTGGCTACATTAATATCGTTGATCGATTTAGAAAGTATGATTCTTATGAAGATTCTTTAAATGATTATGCCAAATTAATGACAAAAGGGATTAATGGTAACCCAAGTATTTATCACGGTTCAACTAAGAAAAAAAGTAAAACTTATAAGGACGCTACTAAAAAATTAACTGGCGTCTACGCTACCGATCGTCACTATGATGCTAAGTTAAATGAAATTATCAAAACATATGATTTAACTCGTTTTGATAAATCATTTACTGAAACAGTGAAGCACAGGGTTGGTAAGGATGACACTTTACGCTCAATTGCTAAAAAATATAAGGTAGAAAAAGACTCTATTTTAGAACTAAATAAATCAATTGATCGAGATAAACCATTGGAAGAAGGGACTACGATTTTAGTAGAAAAAGACATTGAATTTGTAAAACCGCTTAACAAAAAATACACGGTAAGCAGTGACTTTGGTTCAAGAGGTAAAGAACATCACAATGGGATTGACTTAGCGATTTCATCTGGTACATCTGTTTACGCAACAGGTAAAGGTGTTGTCGAAGCAACAGGTTATGATCCAAGTGCTGGAAATTATATTATTATCAAACATAATTATGGACTTTATTCAAGTTATTTCCATTTGAAAGAAATTAATGTGAAAAAAGGTCAAAAAATTGATATGAGTCAAAAAATAGGTTTAGTTGGTTCTACAGGTAATTCAACTGGTCCACATTTACATTTTGCTATCAGTGATAAAGTTTGGAGTAATTATTATCATCCAAAAGAATTTGTTGATTTAGATTAAGAGAAAGTTTTGAAAAGGGGAATAGAATTGAAAAAAAATGAAAAAGTAAGTATTTCTAAAAAAATACTAGCTGGGGCACTAGTATTTACATTTACACTAGCAACTGGTCAAAAAGTATATGCTGTGGCTTATAACTCAGAAGAAGATTATAAGAATTTAGGTGTTCGCTTTTGGGAAGATGAGAAACCAGGTGTTGATTTCTATATCAATGCAACAAGTAAATATCTTTTAAAAGAAGTTCCTAATCCAACATTTGGTTCAACATCTGGCGATTGGTCAGTATTCAGTTTATCAAGAGGAATGTATTTAGGAGCCGATTATTTAAATGATATTCCAGCTGATTATTTTTCAAATTACATTGCTGAAGTCGAGCATGAAGTTATGACTAATAAAAAATTAGGAGATCCTAAGCTGACGGATATCGATAGAATTATCTATTCTCTTACACCTCTAAATTATAATATACATAGTGTTTCACCTAATCAAACAGACTTAACTTTAAAAATTTCTGAATCATTTCCGTTAGTAAGAAAACAAGGAATTAACAGCCCAATTTGGACGTTACTAGCAATAAATTCAGGAGAATACAAATTACATCCAAATTCTAATGGTGACACAAACTGGAACACTGAAGCGAAGATGATTCATTATATATTAGATCGTGAAATAGAAAAAGGAATCGTTAATGGTGGCGGATGGGCGCTTATGGATAGTAAACCTGATGCCGATATCACTGCTATGACCATTCAGAGTTTAGCACCTTACTATTTATCAGAAGAAAAATTTAATCAAACAGGAATTGAAGATAGCCATCATATTACTTATAAAGATTTGAAGGTAGCTGTTGAAAGAGGTATTGCTAAATTAAGCAACTTGCAACAGGCTCATGGTGGTTTCAGTAGTTTTAAAGCATCTAATTCTGAGAGTACAGCTCAAGTTATTGTTGCATTAACAGAAATGGGAATCAATCCAAAATCAGTGAATGTGCCTTTAACGACAATCAATCAAACGGTTAGTTTTGTTACAGAAGGCGCAGTGCGTGACGGAGTTAAAACTAATAACATGGTAGATGCCTTATTAAGTTTTTGGGATAATACTAAACTAAATCCAGAGACTGGATATGCTGGATTTAGGCATGTAACAGAAGGAAATGATGGCGGAGGTGGCGCTGGAACTGGAACTAATGGAATGGCGTCAGACCAAGCTACTTATGCGCTTATTGCCTATGATCGTTTTATGACTGGTCAAGCAAGACTTCAAAACTTGATGGATCAAAAAACAACTCCTTATAAATCATTTAAGGCAAAACCAGTTAACTTAACTTATGATATCAATGGTATGACTGATGTTAAATCTTCTTCTTATTTAGCATCATCTAAAATTAAAACAGATACTAACCCACCAAAAGGAAAAATTTTCAAAAATTGGAATTCAAAACAAGATGGTTCTGGCGTTTCGTACAAAGCTGGAGATATTTTGTCAATGCCAAAAGAAAATATCACTTTATATGGGCAGTATGATTACCAAAAATATGGCTTGTCACTTAACTCAAACGACGGAAAAATAACAGCTACTATTCCGACAACGTTTACTGTGGATGATACCATTTTATTACCTACTGAAGAGACTATTCAAAAAGATGGATTTGCTTTTGATGGTTGGTACACAACAAGTGATTTCAAAGGAAATCCAATTAAGCAAATTAATAAAGGGACAACTGAAAATATTACCCTTTATGCGAAATGGATTGGAACTGATTATCTAAAAGTTATTAATTCAATCAATAACATTGGAGAAGTTACTTTAGAAAAAGAGAATAAAATTAAAGAAGCTAGAACTGATTTTGATAATTTAGATAAAGAACAACAAAATCGAGTAACCAATTTGAACACTCTAGTTGCAGCTGAAGCAAAATTAAAAGAACTTTTTGAGGCAGCAACTGAAGAGGAAAAAATAAATGCTGCTGTAAAAGCTGTAGAAACTAGTATTAATGAAATTGGGGAAGTAACTTTAGCAAGCCAAAACAGCATTGAAAAAGCAAGAAAAGAATTTAATGATCTGGGAGCTAATCAAAATCGGGTAAATCCATCACTTGTTCAGAAATTAAATGATGCAGAAGTGACATTATCTAATCTACAAATTAGTTCAGTTGAACAAAATATTCAAGCAATTGGAAAAGAAGTAACTTTAGATTCTAAATATAAAATTGAATCTGCAAGAAATTATTATAATAAACTTTCAGATATTCAAAAACCTCTTGTTAAAAATTATAAGGAATTAGAAGCAGCTGAAATTCAATTGAAAAAATTAGAAGAAGAAGCAGCTGAAGAAGCACGTGTTAATGCACTACTAAAATCAGTTTCAGATGCCATTCAAGCAATCGGAACAGTCAATCTTTATGATGATAGTGAAACAAGAATTCAATTTGCGCGTCATAAGTTAGATAATCTAGAAATGAAAGTAAAAGCACTTGTTCCTAAAGAGGAAATAGATACTTTAGAAAATAGTGAAAAAGAATATAAACGACTACTTACAGATAGAAATGAACGAGTACAAGCAGTTGAAACATCTATCACTGCCATTGAAACTGTTACAGCAGACAGTGTATCTAAAATTGAAAATGCCAGAAAACTTTATGATGCTTTATCAGATCAAGAAAAACCATTAGTTAAAAATAGTGCTGATTTAATAAAAGCTGAAAAAGAACTTGAAATTGTAAAAA harbors:
- the pepT gene encoding peptidase T, whose product is MYKNLVPRFIDYVKTETRSDATSTATPSTPTQVAFQMELKKELEKIGMSDVVYHEKNSFLIATLPSNTDKDVRSMGFIAHVDTADFNAVGVNPQFVENYDGESDITLDKDGKFKLTTTDFPNLKNYKGQTLITTDGTTLLGADDKSGIAEIMTAMEYLIEHPEIKHGKIMVAFGPDEEIGIGADKFDVKDFDVDFAYTMDGGPVGELQFETFNAAGAVLKIEGKNVHPGTAKNTMINAIQVAIDLQNTLPQDEVPEKTDGRQGFFHLLGISGVPDEATMEYIIRDHDMDKFKERKALMQSIVDKFNKDFGQDRITLEMSDSYYNMAEVIQKDMSIIDLAEEAMINLGIKPNKEPIRGGTDGSKISYMGLPTPNIFAGGENMHGRFEYVAVESMEKATDLIIEIARLNETK
- the clpB gene encoding ATP-dependent chaperone ClpB — its product is MNIEKMTTTLQQAIAEAQQIAITRQQQNIDIVHLWKIFLQPNHFARNLYSGLGLNVDLFELEVDKEIDRLPQVSGGNVQYGQNLSQNLFNLLQEADKIREKLGDDFLATEVVISALMKLKNHPLTKFLEQQQITDKMINEKILEIRGGDRVTSQNQEEQYEALSKYATDMIEAVKSGKQDPIIGRDEEIRDVIRILSRKTKNNPVLIGEPGVGKTAIIEGLAQRIVKKDVPENLKNKTIFSLDMGALIAGAKFRGEFEERLKAVLKEVKKSEGQIILFIDEIHTIVGAGKTEGSMDAGNLLKPMLARGELHCIGATTLDEYREYMEKDKALERRFQKVLVKEPTVEDTISILRGLKERFEIHHGVNIHDNALVAATTLSNRYITDRYLPDKAIDLVDEACATIRVEMNSMPTELDQVTRRLMQLEIEEAALKKEDDDASKKRLEILQKELSELREETNSLKMQWETEKEEVDRVNKKRAEIDAAKTQLENAENNYDLEEAAVLRHGTIPKLKQELAELEAKEDTNNGKLVQEVVTDREIATVVGRLTGIPVSKLEEGEREKILRLNETLHERVIGQDEAVDAVSDAVIRSRAGLQDPNRPLGSFLFLGPTGVGKTELAKSLAENLFDSEEHMVRIDMSEYMEKHSVSRLVGAPPGYIGYEEGGQLTEAVRRSPYTIVLLDEIEKAHPDVFNILLQVLDDGRLTDSKGRVVDFKNTVLIMTSNIGSQLLLEGVSEDGVISSETSEAVMTMLKAHFKPEFLNRIDDTILFTPLSLDNVKEIIVKMTEQLTSRLEQQEIKLIMTDDAKSWIAEQAYDPVYGARPIKRFLTKEVETPLAKAIISGKVMPKSTVTIELVDNELVFE
- a CDS encoding glucosaminidase domain-containing protein; this translates as MKKIYGLLAVSLFFSATFPSLNYAISTETSETDSSTTEETDTTTSATTEEESDSTESSSTDSTTSESTETTDTTSSEDISTETSSSESESTSTTTSSSKSSSTKDSETTETTTTVKVKEKKKPIKKVQPKKEKRIKKETTQVSEKVNYNVTLDGGNFKTTRNETNEQFVMKIGNKARKIAHKNDLYASVMIAQAALESGFGKSQLANEPNYNLFGIKGSFQGKSTSMLTAEDTKSGYINIVDRFRKYDSYEDSLNDYAKLMTKGINGNPSIYHGSTKKKSKTYKDATKKLTGVYATDRHYDAKLNEIIKTYDLTRFDKSFTETVKHRVGKDDTLRSIAKKYKVEKDSILELNKSIDRDKPLEEGTTILVEKDIEFVKPLNKKYTVSSDFGSRGKEHHNGIDLAISSGTSVYATGKGVVEATGYDPSAGNYIIIKHNYGLYSSYFHLKEINVKKGQKIDMSQKIGLVGSTGNSTGPHLHFAISDKVWSNYYHPKEFVDLD
- a CDS encoding InlB B-repeat-containing protein, yielding MKKNEKVSISKKILAGALVFTFTLATGQKVYAVAYNSEEDYKNLGVRFWEDEKPGVDFYINATSKYLLKEVPNPTFGSTSGDWSVFSLSRGMYLGADYLNDIPADYFSNYIAEVEHEVMTNKKLGDPKLTDIDRIIYSLTPLNYNIHSVSPNQTDLTLKISESFPLVRKQGINSPIWTLLAINSGEYKLHPNSNGDTNWNTEAKMIHYILDREIEKGIVNGGGWALMDSKPDADITAMTIQSLAPYYLSEEKFNQTGIEDSHHITYKDLKVAVERGIAKLSNLQQAHGGFSSFKASNSESTAQVIVALTEMGINPKSVNVPLTTINQTVSFVTEGAVRDGVKTNNMVDALLSFWDNTKLNPETGYAGFRHVTEGNDGGGGAGTGTNGMASDQATYALIAYDRFMTGQARLQNLMDQKTTPYKSFKAKPVNLTYDINGMTDVKSSSYLASSKIKTDTNPPKGKIFKNWNSKQDGSGVSYKAGDILSMPKENITLYGQYDYQKYGLSLNSNDGKITATIPTTFTVDDTILLPTEETIQKDGFAFDGWYTTSDFKGNPIKQINKGTTENITLYAKWIGTDYLKVINSINNIGEVTLEKENKIKEARTDFDNLDKEQQNRVTNLNTLVAAEAKLKELFEAATEEEKINAAVKAVETSINEIGEVTLASQNSIEKARKEFNDLGANQNRVNPSLVQKLNDAEVTLSNLQISSVEQNIQAIGKEVTLDSKYKIESARNYYNKLSDIQKPLVKNYKELEAAEIQLKKLEEEAAEEARVNALLKSVSDAIQAIGTVNLYDDSETRIQFARHKLDNLEMKVKALVPKEEIDTLENSEKEYKRLLTDRNERVQAVETSITAIETVTADSVSKIENARKLYDALSDQEKPLVKNSADLIKAEKELEIVKKVKQVEILIDSIGTVASENREKIVKADKAFNDLGQHKERVSSTHKKALEMNKNSLKLADDIKKFDVSHINADSKSSIDNLNKRASVLSKHLSKDETNKLKTINSKLELARKNEEAQLKLATNLINSLVLGDKSKENQVTNGANHVGATKKARLELAKVTSSYGKSLPDYHQSEMRLIEAEGRVKAIEEVITKIDNLPEISQLKPKDSRLVNEINNLFNQLAKVEQNEVTNRQVLADAKSQLSKAGSRYGSNKSSNAPSSRKPASNKRVSTKAVSKRKPLPKTGETTQNYITSLGVAMLGSLFFWKKKEEKDSLL